Proteins encoded together in one Shewanella acanthi window:
- a CDS encoding DUF599 domain-containing protein, with translation MTFSPLDISALTWFIVSWAGYTAFARRKAKNTDCIARGLHKHRIYWMLELMTRGVRVSDAALLANLERNIAFFASSTLLVLAGVLTLFAQVERLEAVIATIPYSTPPNHALVQVKLALLVVIFVMAFFQFTWSMRQYGFVNVMIGAGPLDSNGVNDNLKAYARQMATVQDQAAHSYNYGLRAYYFAMAVLCWFVHPLLFITASLFVVITLYRREFKSRAVIAITAAKGHLNTEYQGRSTGKTE, from the coding sequence ATGACATTCTCGCCATTAGATATTTCTGCATTGACGTGGTTTATCGTGTCCTGGGCAGGCTACACCGCCTTTGCCCGCCGCAAGGCGAAAAACACCGACTGTATAGCCCGCGGCCTGCACAAACACAGAATTTATTGGATGCTCGAATTAATGACCCGCGGCGTAAGGGTAAGCGATGCGGCGCTGCTGGCTAACCTCGAGCGTAATATCGCCTTCTTTGCCTCATCGACCCTTTTAGTGCTTGCGGGGGTGCTGACACTGTTCGCCCAAGTTGAGCGCCTCGAGGCAGTCATTGCCACCATCCCCTACTCGACTCCGCCTAACCATGCCTTAGTACAGGTCAAACTCGCTCTACTTGTGGTGATCTTCGTGATGGCCTTTTTCCAATTCACTTGGTCGATGCGCCAATATGGCTTTGTGAACGTAATGATTGGCGCTGGGCCATTGGACAGCAACGGCGTAAACGATAACCTTAAGGCCTACGCCAGACAAATGGCCACGGTTCAGGATCAGGCCGCCCACTCCTATAACTATGGCCTGCGAGCCTATTACTTTGCCATGGCTGTACTATGTTGGTTTGTGCATCCATTGTTGTTTATTACCGCCAGCCTGTTTGTTGTGATAACGCTTTATCGCCGCGAATTTAAATCCCGCGCCGTTATCGCCATCACTGCAGCTAAAGGGCACCTTAATACCGAATACCAAGGTCGCAGTACAGGTAAAACAGAATAA